In Ignavibacteria bacterium, the sequence AAAACTTTCATAAGTATGGTCAAAATCATCCCGGCTTATTTCATAAATATTATACATTTCATCAGACCATTTTACACTGTTTTCTTTTACGTTCCATTGCCAATTTCCCAGCTTTGCAATCGATTGAGCTTCAATCAATGTATTCCTGTTTTCGATAAGTTCATTTTCTATGGTTTTTCTTGATGAAATATCCCTTATCATGCCGGTAAAGTATATTTTTTCGTTCAGCTCCCATTTAGCAAGCGAAAGTTCAATAGGAAATTCAGTCCCATCTTTTCTTTTTCCCACAAGTTCAATAGTCTTGCCCAAAAGTTTTGAATTTCCGGTTTCTGAGACTCTTTTTAATCCGACCTTATGCTGATTAACATATTTATCCGGCATCAATAAAGTCAAATCATTGTTAATAAGTTCCTCATCTTTGTAGCCGAACATTCCCGATGTACTTGAGTTAACATAAATAATCTTACCATCAGAATCAGCCGTAATAATTGAGTCATTTGCAGTATCAGCAATAGCACTGAAATGTTTTTCACGTTCTTTTATTTCCCTGACAAATTCATTTTTCCTGATGACATTGCTGACTTCTGTTGAAATATTTACAATGCTATCCAGAACTTCCTTATCAAGGGTTTTCTCGAGGGAGTTGTAAAACTCCAATACACCAATAACTTCATTTATTCCAACCACAGGAACCCAAATCACAGTTTTTAGACCTATTTTAGTACAGAGCTCTGCACGCTTATATATATTGATGTCTTTCAGCTCAGAAATTTGTGTCCAAACCGGCTTCCGGTTTACAATTACATTTTCATATAATCCATGATCATTGCCAAAAGTAATTTCTTCAGTTAAAACCCTGAAGACATCGTATTCAGGCTTCAGGTCTTTATTCCAGATTCCCGAACTTTTAAGCAGGTTACCATCATAATTGAAATAGTGTCCAACATCCCATCCGGTATATTCGCATACTTTATCTATTGAATATTGTATACATGAATTATTATCGGTGAACCTGTTCGATTCAATTGCAACTTCGTTAATTAAGTTCAGAAGGCTGTATCTTTTTTCAAGTAAAGCGAGGTTGTTTTTTTCACTTGTGATATCCTGCACAATGCCAACAATAGCATCAACCTTACCATCCTCATCCCTTATTACTGAAGCAGAAAGATAAACATAAAACTCAGAACCGTCACTTCTTTTGTTTACAAGCTCCCCTTTCCATCCGTTCTTCAGTGCCTCAGAAAGTATCTCTTTCCTCTTTTCCTCGGTGATACTTTCTGTATAAAGTACAGGAATATTTTTATTGAGAATTTCACTTTCAAGGTAGCCATAAACTGATTCAAAGGCCGGGTTAACAAAAATGGTTCTGTTCTGCAGGTTGGTAATAAATACACATTCTTTAATACCGCGAAGCGCATGAGCGAAAAGCTTAAGCCTGCTTTGAACTTTTTCCTTGATTGCCATTTCATCAAGAAGCCTGTTCAGGGTATTGGCCAGCTCAACAGTTCTTTCATTCACCCTGGTTTCCAGCTCATCATATGCTATCTTCAGATTTTCCTCAGCTTTTTTCCTTTCCAGAAAATTTCCAACCTGGCTTCCGACAGATTCAAGAACTTCAAGTAAATCGCTTTTAGATGATAAACGGTTTTGGTTAAAGCATTCAATAACAGCTATAACCTTCTCGCCATCTTTGATTGGCACTGCAAAACCTGATGTCCAGCCTAGTTTTATCAATCCTTCTTTGCGGGGTAAATTATTATCTGCTTCAAGATCTTCGATCCATAAAGATTTTGCAGTTTGCCAGACTCTGCCCGGCAACCCTATACCTATTTGGAAAGTATATTTGTTATTAAAAACAGAGCTGTATTTTTTTGAGTCGTGCGGGTTATCGCTCCACATGGCTTTTTGAACTAGAATATCATTTTCAACAACCCAGGCGATCCCGAATTTCCAGTTAACCCCGGTGCAAATATTTTCAAGTACATTGCGCAATGCTTCTTCTGTCGATACGGCTTCGGTTAATGAATTAGATACAGAGTATTGAATTTTTAAGTAGCGTTCTGTTCTTTTTTTCTCGTGAATATCAATGGCAATACCTATGTAACCGGAAAATTCACCGCCAGTATACCGGGGGATACCCCGGCTTAATATCCACTTGTAATCACCATCTGCAGACTGCAGCCTGTATTCTATTTCAAATGGTTCCCTGCTTTCAAAATATGCAGAATAAGTACTGAGAACTTTTTCAAGGTCCTCCTGGTGAATTCCGTCAACCCACCCGTTGCCTGCTTCCTGGGCAAGGGTTCTGCCCCGGTAATCAAGCCAGCCCTTATTGAAGTATTCACATTTTTTATCAGTTCCTGCCAGCCAGATAAGAGCCGGTGCTGAATCAGCCATTTCCCTGAAGCGGCCTTCGCTTTCGCGAAGTGAGTTTTCAATTTTTATCCTGTTGTTGATTTCAGTTACCAGGCTTTCATTTGATGTTTTGAGCTCGGCAGTACGTTCTTCAACCTTATATTCAAGCTCATCATATGATTTAAAAAGAAGCCGGTCTGCTTCATTTTTATTCCTGATCATTTTGTTAAAAATGAAAAGAGATAGCCCCAAAACCATAAAAGCAAATAAACTGGTAATTATAATAAAGGTTTGGGTATCATTAAGATTTGTACTTGAGTTTTTTTGCCTAATATCAAGCAGCCTGAACTCTTCCGCTTTGATTTCTTCTGTAACAGTATTCAGTTTATCCAGGTCATCCTGTGCGATCATCGCAAGATTGGTTTGAGCAGGCAAAACCTTACCTTCTGCTTTAAAAAGTAATATTGATGAATCAAGAAGATTAGTTATGCTGAATGCAAGGGAATCCAGTTTTCGAATTTTATCTTTCAGCAGGGCATTATCTTTGATCAAATCATCCAGCTGCCGGATGGATTCGTTTAAACTGCTGCGCTGAATCTTATAATTTTCAAAATATTTCTCTTCTGCTTTAATAACATAGCTTCGCCTTTGTAAATGCAGATTTGACAATGCAAGCTTCACTTCATCTGTTTTCTGCAATACTTTATTAGTATGACCAACAAGCTCTACGTTAGCCTTATATAAGGATATGTTATTATAAGTAATTATGCTTAATATGATAAAACAAAGTAGAAAAATAAGAAATGCTGCCGGTATAAATTTTTCCAATGGCAGCCTGTCTGCAAATTTCCCGAATTTTTGCGGTTTTACTTCCAAATACTTTAATTTCCCCGAATTTTTACGACAATTTTGTCATAGACAATATGTTTATTATTTAAAATAACAACAAAAACCCCAAAAAAGATTTGGCACAGTAATTGTATTTCAGATAGGTACAAAAAGATACTAAAAACTAAACTAAATAAAAATGGAGGGAATAATGTTGGATTTAAGAATAGTTAAAGAAGATCTGGGATATTTAAGATTATTGATCGACCTGGCATCAATAGATTCGAAAGATAATAAAAAGAAAAATAAAAACTCACACGTTAATTAAAACATGAAAATATAATGAATATTCTGATATTAATAGTAGAAGATGACAAGTACATGAACGAAACACTCTGTGAAGTTCTGGAATCCGAAGGCTATAATGTTGAATCAGCACTAAGCGCACTAGATGCTATAAATAAAATAAAGCATAGTGAAAAAACATATCACTTGCTGATACTCGACTATAACCTGCAGTATCTCCAGGGAATAACAGGACTTGATATCTTTAAAATGGCAAAAGAGAACGATCCTGATGTAAAAGCTATAATGATCTCTGCATATGGCAAAGATAAGGAATTGAAAGAAAAAGCAAGAAGCACCGGTATTCAGGCTTTTATAGATAAACCTTTTCTTATAACAGATCTTATAGATACAGTTGATGATATATTAAGACATTCATCAGCACAGGAACCGGCAGCTAAATAAAAAACCGCAAATAATAAGCAGCGTGAAAAAAAAATAAAAAGGAGAATTATAAAATGAAAACTTTCAAAAATTTAACACACTTTGTAATTGTATTTTTAATAGCGTTTTCCGGAATAGTATACTCACAGGTAAAGAACACTCCTGTGAGCAATTCAAAAGTTAAAAAACAAAGCTTCCCGCAATTTTTTATTGCGCCTACAGGCGGTGCTATATTCCCGTTAACCAAAGATTTCAGGTCTGATTTTAAACCGGGCGGTGTTGTTGGACTTGATATGGGTTTAAAGATAAATAAAGAAGTAGGTCTTTACGGTAAATTCAATTACATGTTCATGTCATCCAAAAAGAGCGGAGCTCCTATTGGTCAATATATGGAATTTTCAGCGGGACCGAGATATTACTTTACTCATCCTAAACTGAAATCACAGGTATATTTTGAAGGCGGAGCAGGTGCATATTACTTCAAACAGAACAGCTATATAGATCCTATTGATGCAACTGTCACAGTTAACCAGGTATCACAGACCAATGCCGGTATTAATGGCGGTATAGGTGCAAGTTTATACCTTAGTGATGCAGTGAGCATTCTTGCAAAGACAAAATATCACAATGTGTTCACAAGAACAGGTTCAGTAGGATTTATGACAGTTAATGCCGGTCTTGAATTCACAATAAAATAAATAAATTAATAAATCATTTACTTAAGTTAAGCAGCAGGGCTATTTGTCCTGCTGCTATTATAAAAATCAAAATAAGGAAATACACAAATGAAACAATTAGCACTGATAATATTTTTATGTACTGCCGCAACATTATACATAGGCTGCAGTGAAGACGAAGACCCGATTACACCACCTTCTTCAGATACTTCGGTTGTAAACTACAATAATCTTATAATTTCAGAAAGAACGATACCTTTTGATGCAGCGCTGAGCGCGATTGATTTTTTTAACGGACAGATAGTACAGGATTCCAACAGATATAAAGATGCAAATCTGATAGATTCAATAGCTTTAGGTGATTCAGTTTATTATTTCCGTTCAGGTGACCAGTCTGATTTTCCTTCATCTGTACCTGGGTACAGAACAAGGTTTAAGCTTGTGATGCTGCAGGCTTCACAGACACAGTTCGATACTATGAAAGTAATACCTGATACCGATACTTCTTTAACTGAAAATGACTTTACTTCTGATAACACAGAATCCTTCAGAGCGCCGCTGCTGTTCAATACAGTTTATGCATTCTACCTGAAGGGTAAGTATGACGATAATGTAACTCCTTACCGGGTTTTTGGTCTGCTTTACCTCGATGAAGCTTACAATGAATCAACCGGTTTTAAACTAAGGTTTGATGTTAAGATTAATAAAGAAGGCAGAAATAACTTCAGATCACAATAAAAATGAACTATAAAGAGGAGAATAATTCTAAAATGGAAAACAGGACATCATCATCAAAAGGATTTTTGCTTGGCCTTCTGGCAGGCGGAGCAATCGGAAGCATTACAGCACTGCTGTATGCACCTAAAAGCGGAAGAGAGCTGAGGAAGGACATCGGCAATAAAAGCCGTGAAGTTGTAAAAGGAACAGAACAGTATATAGATTCTGCGAAAACCAGGGCAGCAAATATAATTTCTGACGGAAGGAAAAAAGCAGAAAGCCTGATTAGTGATGCCAGGAAAAAAGCAGATCAGCTTACAAAAGGAACTGAAAAGCTTTATACCCAGGGCAAGGAATATATAACCGATGAAGCAATAAAAATTAAAGATGCTGTTAAAGCCGGGGTTGATACTTATAATGAAGAGAGAAGGAAATAAGGTATAACCCAGTGGAAATACTGAATATCATAAGAATAGTAATAGAAATAATAATGTTTGCCGGAATTTTTACCGCAAGTATTTACATACTTGTATACCTGAAGAAATTCAACAGCAGCATTGATACCATTAACTCAAAGATCGAAGGTATTGGAAATGATATTAAACCTGTTCTTAATGATATCAGTATTCTCACAGGAAAGATCAATAATATATCTGATAAAGCAGTAAAAATAAGCGGAGATGTTGAAAATATCAGCGGCATTGTAGTACGCAAAACAGAAGAAGCAGAAATTTACATTGATGAAATCAGGGATTCTGTTTTAAATAAAGCAAGAAACATTTTGAACATAATAAATGCAGTAACCAAGGGTGTTGGATCTTTTTATAAAAAACTAAATTAAGCAGCCATGATAATAAATAAAAATACAGAACTGTTTAACGAACCAATAGAGGTTGAAGAAGAAGATAATGATGAAATATATAAGTGGCTCAGTATTCTTCTTCTGTTAATCTGGATATTTTCAATGTTTATACTATAAACTTATTTTAAAAATTAATTTACGGGGGTAAATTAAATGCTTTGGACCATATTTATTCTTTTGATAATTCTGTGGGTCCTGGGAATAGTTTCAAACTTCCTGGGAGGTTACATACACATTTTGCTTGTGATCGCATTTATAGTAATAATATTAAGCTTATTGAAAAGGAAATAAAAAAATGAGAAATATTATATCAACCAAAGATACACTGTTTATGAATGAAATCTATATTCATCATAAGTATTTCCTGAATATTGCAAGAAAAATGACAATGAATGAATTTGATGCGGAAAACCTGCTTCAGGATACATTTATCAGGGCATACAGGTTCCTGGACTCATTTGAGCCCGGCACCAATTCAAAAGCATGGATATTCAGAATAATGAAAAACCTGTTCATTAATTTTAACAGGAAAAAACAGGCGCATCCCTGCTACAGTCTTGACACAATAGTAAATGAACCGCACACTCCAGCCGAAGAAATTACTCTAAGGTATTTTGAGATAGTAAACATTATTGAAAAGATAAAAGATGATTACCGCCAGGTTATAATATTATTCCATCTTGAAGAATTTTCACTTATTGAAATTTCCAAAAAACTGAACTGGCCGCTTGGCACAGTTAAAAGCAGGCTCCACAGAGCGCGTAAAGAGTTCAGAAAAGTTTTCGAAGAAACAATATAAACTGCTAATTTAAACCACAGGAGGCAGCGGGTATGGAAAAAGTAGGGAATCAGCTATTTATAGAAGGCGAAAACAATAACCTGTTCATATATTTCCATCTGCAGGATTTCAAGGTGCACAGAGCCTCTGAAATACTGCACCGGTATATAGATAATTTCAGGGAACACGACATAGAAAAGATAAGTATTTCCTTTTGTGATAAAGGAGTACCGGGTGAACATTTAAGCAACTTCAGGAAGACAAATAACCGGGCAATTGCAAAAATCTTAAAAGGGATCAAATGTATCTCTGCATGTTTCCATTATAAAGAAAACAAATTAACCATCAATAAGCCTAGAGCACTTACAAAACTTAACTGATATGCAGAAGAGCTCTAAAAAAAGGAAAACCAGGAAAGCCGCTTCTCAACAGAAACAGCCCGGGCTAGAATACTTAATGGAGCCAAAACCGAAGTTCGCTTCAATTAAATACAAACCCTCGGGTAAGCTTTCAGGTAAAACAGCAATCATTACCGGGGGAGACAGCGGTATAGGAAGAGCGGTTGCTGTGGCATTTGCACGAGAAGGATGCAATACCGCTATCGTATATCTAAATGAAATAAAAGACGCTGAGTTTACACAAAATAAAATAAAAGAAATTAACGGGAACTGCATTCTGATAAAAGGTGATATTTCATCGGAATCCTTTTGTAAAAAAGCAGTTAACGAGTGTATAAAAAATTTTGGTTCCCTGGATATAATTGTAAATAATGCTGCAGTACAGTATCCGCAGGATGATATCACAAAGATCACTTCCCGCCAGCTTGAAAAAACATTCAGGGTCAATATTTTTTCACAGTTTTATATGGTGAAAGCCGGATTAAAACATTTAAAGAAAAATTCATCAATAATAAATACAACTTCCGTAACCGCATACAGAGGCAGCGGTCATTTAATTGATTATTCTGCAACAAAAGGAGCAATAGTAACATTTACAAGATCTCTTTCAGCAAATCTTGCAAAACGCGGGATAAGAGTTAACGGCGTAGCACCCGGCCCAATCTGGACACCCCTAATACCGGCAACATTTCCTCCTAAGGACGTCGCTACATTCGGTACAGATGTCCCTTTGGGCAGGGCGGGGCAGCCTGAAGAGACTGCCCCCTGCTACGTTTTTTTAGCCTCCGATGATTCTTCATATATCACAGGTCAGATTTTACATCCAAATGGCGGAGAAATTGTTAATGGCTAAAAAAAAGGACACTGATATATTTGAAAAATTATCAATTGTTCTAACCAGATTTTCAGGCAGTACCCCGGCATTTATTATCAGTATTTCCCTTATCGGTGTTTGGATTATCAGCGGTCCGTTCTTTGGATTTTCTGAAACGTGGCAGCTTATAATAAATACAGGCACTACTATTATTACATTTATAATGGTGTTTATTATACAAAGAACACAAAATAAAGATTCAGCAGCAATTCATTTAAAGCTCAATGAGCTTTTAGCTTCATCAAAAGATGCCAGCAACAGAATGGTGGATATTGAAGATATAAGCGAAGCAGAATTGGAAACACTCCACCGCCACTACAGAAAACTTGCAGTATTGTTTGAGAAAGAAAAAAATCTAAAAGTATCGCATTCCATAGAAGAAGCTGAAAATAGACACCAAAGAAAGGTAACAAAAAAATGAAAAATCCAAAATCAGTGCTTTATCTTTCAATTATGTTCGCCGTTTTGATTGTAATTCTTCCGGGATGTGAATTTATCGGTGATGTTTTCAAGGCCGGCATCTGGGTTGGAATTATTATCATCATAGCCATCCTTGCAGTTATAGCATTTATAGTAAAGATGTTCAAAGATTAAAATATTGAAGGGACATTTACATAAACCGAAAGAACCTTTTTTAAAGATAAATGTATTAATTCTTAAAGCATCATTGATGCATTAAGAAGAACTTTGATTATTGCAAAAGTAAAGGCTGCTAACCTAATTTTTATTCTAATATATTGAAAATATATGTGCTTGTTAAGTAATATCTATATGACATTTTTGTCATATGTCGCTTAATTTCGGCACTTTTTTACCCTAAAATATAATTTTTCAACAATAAATTTTTGGCACGTTTTTTGCAGTACTTGTAATTATATGGTTATAAACAGATTATAAAAATTTAATTAATC encodes:
- a CDS encoding PAS domain S-box protein is translated as MEVKPQKFGKFADRLPLEKFIPAAFLIFLLCFIILSIITYNNISLYKANVELVGHTNKVLQKTDEVKLALSNLHLQRRSYVIKAEEKYFENYKIQRSSLNESIRQLDDLIKDNALLKDKIRKLDSLAFSITNLLDSSILLFKAEGKVLPAQTNLAMIAQDDLDKLNTVTEEIKAEEFRLLDIRQKNSSTNLNDTQTFIIITSLFAFMVLGLSLFIFNKMIRNKNEADRLLFKSYDELEYKVEERTAELKTSNESLVTEINNRIKIENSLRESEGRFREMADSAPALIWLAGTDKKCEYFNKGWLDYRGRTLAQEAGNGWVDGIHQEDLEKVLSTYSAYFESREPFEIEYRLQSADGDYKWILSRGIPRYTGGEFSGYIGIAIDIHEKKRTERYLKIQYSVSNSLTEAVSTEEALRNVLENICTGVNWKFGIAWVVENDILVQKAMWSDNPHDSKKYSSVFNNKYTFQIGIGLPGRVWQTAKSLWIEDLEADNNLPRKEGLIKLGWTSGFAVPIKDGEKVIAVIECFNQNRLSSKSDLLEVLESVGSQVGNFLERKKAEENLKIAYDELETRVNERTVELANTLNRLLDEMAIKEKVQSRLKLFAHALRGIKECVFITNLQNRTIFVNPAFESVYGYLESEILNKNIPVLYTESITEEKRKEILSEALKNGWKGELVNKRSDGSEFYVYLSASVIRDEDGKVDAIVGIVQDITSEKNNLALLEKRYSLLNLINEVAIESNRFTDNNSCIQYSIDKVCEYTGWDVGHYFNYDGNLLKSSGIWNKDLKPEYDVFRVLTEEITFGNDHGLYENVIVNRKPVWTQISELKDINIYKRAELCTKIGLKTVIWVPVVGINEVIGVLEFYNSLEKTLDKEVLDSIVNISTEVSNVIRKNEFVREIKEREKHFSAIADTANDSIITADSDGKIIYVNSSTSGMFGYKDEELINNDLTLLMPDKYVNQHKVGLKRVSETGNSKLLGKTIELVGKRKDGTEFPIELSLAKWELNEKIYFTGMIRDISSRKTIENELIENRNTLIEAQSIAKLGNWQWNVKENSVKWSDEMYNIYEISRDDFDHTYESFLSRLHPDDREEIKKRISEAFKQKGSFEFNERIITPSGKIKVLRSSGGVRLDDDGNVTKLVGTCLDITEIFEAQQKIRENEERLSLIMENIKDYAIILLDENGNVKSWNKAAEYIKGYSRDEIIGKHISVFYTPEDLEKQLPSANLEKAALLGRYENQGWRKRKDGTMFWADIIFSPLYDGDILKGFVKVTRDITERKKAEQDLVESEKRLKEAQEIAKMGSWEWDTLSDKVKWSSEMYNIFEIDRDTEITQQVYLDLLDEENRRVREEEISKAMEGSGRFDYYLNIKSTSGKVKIIHSQGEIEKDTSGKIIRMVGTFMDVTQMKEAEEKVKQSEKQLKEAQSIAKLGSWQADFKTGNIEWSDEMYRIHEFEPGSQSLSYENIRKFIYHKDLPSMDKLISSLEKMPQNAEHDYRIVTPSGRLKYLSLDLRVEFDSRKKPVRIYGSVQDITEIKLVEEELRKTNAKLIEAQKELIHNEKLAALGRFSSGIAHEIRNPLANISALAQLLAKSKIEDEKMKKHLKYIMVNSDIANKIIKDLLNFASPEDLVYDDFPASELLENTMNSVEARCVDKHIALSKDIPADLPVLHADKVKLENAMLNFISNAIDAIEEGGNISVKAREDKVNRILIIDIIDSGKGIPPENLDKIFEPFFTTKETGTGLGLGLAYQYIKSHNGILNITSHPGKGTHVEIKLPVNNFKN
- a CDS encoding response regulator, which produces MNILILIVEDDKYMNETLCEVLESEGYNVESALSALDAINKIKHSEKTYHLLILDYNLQYLQGITGLDIFKMAKENDPDVKAIMISAYGKDKELKEKARSTGIQAFIDKPFLITDLIDTVDDILRHSSAQEPAAK
- a CDS encoding outer membrane beta-barrel protein gives rise to the protein MKTFKNLTHFVIVFLIAFSGIVYSQVKNTPVSNSKVKKQSFPQFFIAPTGGAIFPLTKDFRSDFKPGGVVGLDMGLKINKEVGLYGKFNYMFMSSKKSGAPIGQYMEFSAGPRYYFTHPKLKSQVYFEGGAGAYYFKQNSYIDPIDATVTVNQVSQTNAGINGGIGASLYLSDAVSILAKTKYHNVFTRTGSVGFMTVNAGLEFTIK
- a CDS encoding YtxH domain-containing protein, with protein sequence MNYKEENNSKMENRTSSSKGFLLGLLAGGAIGSITALLYAPKSGRELRKDIGNKSREVVKGTEQYIDSAKTRAANIISDGRKKAESLISDARKKADQLTKGTEKLYTQGKEYITDEAIKIKDAVKAGVDTYNEERRK
- a CDS encoding lmo0937 family membrane protein, translating into MLWTIFILLIILWVLGIVSNFLGGYIHILLVIAFIVIILSLLKRK
- a CDS encoding sigma-70 family RNA polymerase sigma factor encodes the protein MRNIISTKDTLFMNEIYIHHKYFLNIARKMTMNEFDAENLLQDTFIRAYRFLDSFEPGTNSKAWIFRIMKNLFINFNRKKQAHPCYSLDTIVNEPHTPAEEITLRYFEIVNIIEKIKDDYRQVIILFHLEEFSLIEISKKLNWPLGTVKSRLHRARKEFRKVFEETI
- a CDS encoding SDR family oxidoreductase, yielding MQKSSKKRKTRKAASQQKQPGLEYLMEPKPKFASIKYKPSGKLSGKTAIITGGDSGIGRAVAVAFAREGCNTAIVYLNEIKDAEFTQNKIKEINGNCILIKGDISSESFCKKAVNECIKNFGSLDIIVNNAAVQYPQDDITKITSRQLEKTFRVNIFSQFYMVKAGLKHLKKNSSIINTTSVTAYRGSGHLIDYSATKGAIVTFTRSLSANLAKRGIRVNGVAPGPIWTPLIPATFPPKDVATFGTDVPLGRAGQPEETAPCYVFLASDDSSYITGQILHPNGGEIVNG
- a CDS encoding low affinity iron permease family protein gives rise to the protein MAKKKDTDIFEKLSIVLTRFSGSTPAFIISISLIGVWIISGPFFGFSETWQLIINTGTTIITFIMVFIIQRTQNKDSAAIHLKLNELLASSKDASNRMVDIEDISEAELETLHRHYRKLAVLFEKEKNLKVSHSIEEAENRHQRKVTKK